From one Salinibacterium hongtaonis genomic stretch:
- a CDS encoding ATP-binding protein encodes MAMRSQQPGDIVMPSNFIRAAREAGYVSISTALAELVDNAIEAQASEIFLTLTRSEASGLPQIQVEDNGVGMDHIELSNCLRFGGSSRFGGEGSFGRFGMGLPSASLSQTRTIEVTAWQRDFPAQTVCLDADEIASGRPADLTPTIGIRGATDSGCRVVWRDCDRIDYQRLAWLEKVLHRDLGRMYRRFLVGKLRLTINGRAVAPVDPTLLTTEVNGITAHLAIEPLRYEISVGPVDTAFVTVRFSMLPVSHWHALDNLTKRRIGIVGKGGVSILRAGREIANGWLLMGAKRKENYDDWWRCEVEFDPVLDEHFGITINKQGVRPSRALREALEPELESIARMLNNRVRQLFEEVKFSAAAADSCRIAETADVDLPVLAGRGRSSGPVRYEIRSSQMPIDSMFRADFHQHTLTLTLNVDHPAFGALYKPLQGLQEQSSSEMRTALELLIISYARATLQIGADGDDVLRAWSATYGRMLQRS; translated from the coding sequence ATGGCGATGCGTTCACAGCAGCCAGGCGACATAGTGATGCCCTCGAACTTCATCAGAGCAGCGCGCGAAGCCGGTTACGTTAGCATCTCGACCGCCCTCGCCGAACTAGTCGACAACGCTATCGAGGCGCAGGCCAGTGAGATCTTTCTGACCCTCACTCGCTCGGAAGCGAGCGGATTGCCACAGATCCAGGTGGAGGACAATGGAGTCGGGATGGACCACATTGAGTTGAGCAACTGCTTGCGATTCGGGGGATCCTCTCGGTTCGGCGGCGAGGGCTCATTTGGGCGATTTGGGATGGGTCTCCCGTCCGCTTCGCTTAGTCAAACCCGCACGATCGAAGTCACCGCCTGGCAACGAGACTTCCCAGCCCAAACGGTCTGTCTGGATGCCGATGAGATCGCGTCCGGACGGCCCGCGGACTTGACCCCCACGATCGGAATACGAGGCGCCACCGATTCGGGTTGCCGGGTTGTTTGGCGTGATTGCGATCGGATCGACTACCAGCGTCTAGCCTGGCTCGAGAAAGTGCTCCACCGCGATCTTGGGCGGATGTATCGACGATTCCTCGTCGGGAAATTGCGCCTCACTATCAACGGCAGGGCGGTGGCGCCCGTCGATCCGACACTCTTGACAACGGAGGTGAATGGGATCACAGCGCATCTGGCCATTGAGCCCCTCAGATATGAAATTTCCGTCGGCCCGGTCGACACGGCTTTCGTGACAGTTCGATTCTCAATGCTGCCGGTAAGCCATTGGCACGCACTCGACAACCTCACGAAGCGTCGCATTGGCATCGTGGGTAAGGGCGGAGTGTCGATCCTTCGCGCGGGTCGAGAGATAGCCAACGGCTGGCTCCTGATGGGTGCCAAACGAAAAGAGAACTACGACGATTGGTGGCGCTGTGAAGTTGAGTTTGATCCAGTGCTTGATGAGCACTTCGGAATTACGATCAACAAGCAAGGAGTTCGACCCTCTCGCGCGCTTCGCGAGGCACTGGAACCGGAACTCGAGTCCATCGCACGAATGCTGAACAATCGTGTGCGCCAGTTGTTTGAAGAAGTGAAGTTCAGTGCCGCGGCTGCTGACTCCTGCCGCATCGCGGAGACGGCCGATGTCGATCTGCCGGTCTTGGCGGGCCGCGGTCGCTCGAGTGGCCCGGTGCGTTACGAAATCCGATCAAGTCAGATGCCCATCGACTCGATGTTTCGGGCTGATTTTCATCAGCACACACTTACTCTCACGCTCAATGTCGACCATCCGGCGTTTGGTGCTCTCTACAAGCCACTTCAGGGGTTGCAGGAGCAGTCATCATCGGAAATGCGAACTGCGCTTGAACTGTTGATAATCTCATACGCACGCGCCACCCTTCAGATCGGTGCAGACGGCGATGATGTTCTTCGAGCATGGAGCGCAACATACGGACGGATGCTTCAGCGGTCATGA